A segment of the Sphingobacterium oryzagri genome:
TCAAGTCTACCGAGCCTATTTTGTCTAATGGTGTCCAGGTCAATTCTTACATGACCTGGCAACGTGCAGACCGGTCGATCGACGAAAACTTTGAGCGACGTATTTTAAAAGAACTGAGTATTTAAACTCACACTTATCGAAAAAAATAGCAAAGCCATATAACATAAAAAAGGGAACAAATTTGTTCCCTTTTTTATGTTATGCAATGTGGTGCTTACTTGGCCGCATCGATTTTTGCCTGAATTTCAGTAGCTTTAGCTTCGTCTTGTTGGAAATCGTAATATCCTTTCAAGCTGCGAAGAGCATCTACATCTTCTGGATTCAGTTCAACAACTTTCTCCAGGTAAGGTAGCGCTTCTTTAATCTCCTCTTTCAATGCATTTACTTTCGTATTGTAATCTGTATTAGAAAGCGTTTTGTCATCGTTTAGCGCATTTAACTTCTCGCGAACACCATTGATAATGGTAGCGGCTGCATTTCTGTTGGCGTCTGAATAATTCGCATCAATAGAAACGGCCTTTTTGTAAGCTTCAATGGCTTTGTCGTTGTTGTTCGCAGCAGATTGTGCGATACCCAAATAGTAGTACAAAGATTTGTTACTGCCGTCTTTGGCAATTTGGCTTTCAATATCCGAGATGATTTTTGCCTCGTTACCCGCGATTAGGTTAAGCTCGATATTTTGCGTTGCTGCGTCGTTATCGTTTGGATAAGCTTGTGCTGCCTGCGCCGCATACTCAATAGCGCTTGCCGTATCCTTTGCTGATAAATAAAGCTTAGGAAGATCGACCATGACGCTTTTGTGCGAAGAAAAATCTTTTGCCGGAATTAATTGCTTGTACTTTTCAATGGCATTTGGATAATCCTGGTTTTGAATAGCTGCCAATCCTGAGTAATACGTCAAGGTGGTATCACCCGGTAAGAAGCCTAAAGCCGAGTCAAACGAGGCATATGCCGTTTTGAAATCTTGCTTATCCCATGCAGCTACACCCTGATTAAAGTTAAACTGTCCTAATGTTTGTCCAGCTACCTTGATATTGTCGGCATTTTTGCCCTCTTTATCCAATTCTGTAGCTTTTTTGATACCTTCACTTGCTGCTGTTGCAGCTTCTGCCGTACCGTTTAATGTTGCCAAATTCGCATTAACCAAAGCGTAGATTGTCCAGGTTTCGGCATCTTCTTTTGTTTTGTCATGCACGATCGCCTGGTCAATAGCTTCTTTTGCAGATTCCAGGTTGCTTTTACCCAACTCCGCAGAACCTGCGCCTTTTAGCTCCTCGTATTTCTGCAAGGCAGTTTTTGCTTTTCTTAAATTGCTTGTTTGTGCAAAAGTAGTGGTGCCTGCGGCTACCAATAATGAAAATACTATTGCTTTTTTTACATTCATACCTAATTATTTGATAGTTGATTCAATAATAATTTTACGCGGTCTAACTGTGCCAGATCGCCGGATCGCTCGTAATACAATGAAAGCGACTTTAAAGCATTAACGTCATATGGACGAATTTCGTTTGCCTTCAGCAATAAATTTTGCGCATTATATTGCGCCTCGCCATTACTCTCGTCACGCAAAAAATCGTTCAAGTAGATCAATCCTAACGCTAGATTAGACTCGTAGTTGTTTCCGTTTAGTTCTAATACCTGCTGGTAATATTTTTTTGCAATATCCTTATTGCCAACAGTTTCATTGGCATATCCAGCCAAATAGTTTAACTCAATATTTTGCGGCTCGTACTTAATAGCCTCATCGATGATCGGTACAATCGCTTTATATTCCGTGTTTTGCGCAAACTCCTGAATCAAATTCATCAATACCGCTTTGCTCTGCGGAAATTTAGTACGTGCAGTCTGCAATGTGTTCAACACCCCCTGTTTATCACCCAATTCCTGATAAACGTTGGCCAATTGCAAATAATGCTCCGCAGTAGGCTTGCCCTGTTTAATAAGCTGATCATAGTAACCAACAGCAGCAGCATACTGCCCCGTTTGCACGGCCAATAAAGCCAAATTATAAGTTACATCATAGTTGGCTATATTCAGATCTTTAACCTTCAAATAGCTGTTATATGCAGCCGCGTAATCTTGCTTGGCCAACGACTTATTGGCATTATAAATATGCGCCGCGGCCAAATTCTGCTTCACATACTTCATCTCTGAAGAATACTGTTGAAGTTCCCGTGGTTTGAGCTTTGCCAAAGCTTCATAGCTCACAGCGATAGGATCTTTCGGCGTCTTGATAGACCGTGTTGAATCGGCATAAGCCATGGAGCTGTAGATCATCGACCGCAATACATTGACACGCGTATTACTGGAGTCACGGCGGGTAACATAAGCAGCATCGATAAACTTTTTAGCGCTTTCGAGATTTTTTAAATCGCCGGTTTGCGTATAATAAGCGAAGCTGTTACTGCTTTCCTTGTAGTTCGACTGTGCGAAGGTCGTTGCCGACACACACAGTAAAACGCCAGATAAGATAGCTGGCAAGCTTGTGCTTATTTTATTCTTCGTTGTCGTTTGCATCTGTCGATCCATTTGATTCTTCATTGTCTGTATTGCTGTCCAAGCTTTCGGTCTCTTCGATCTCCTCTTCAGGCGCTACTTTGGTGATCGATGCGATGGCATCGGTCTCTTTTAACGTGATCAGACGCACACCTTGCGTAGCACGCCCCATAACACGAAGGGTATCTACACCGATACGGATAACGATACCCGATTTATTGATCATCATCAAATCATCCGCATCCGTAACGCCTTTGATGGCAACCAATCCGCCAGTCTTATCGGTAACGTTGATCGTCTTGACACCTTTACCACCACGGTTTGTCACGCGGTAATCTTCGACGTCGGTACGTTTTCCGTAACCTTTTTCAGATACCACCAATACCGTCGTGTCAGAACTATCTACAGCAATCATGCCAACTACTTCGTCTACATCGCTCGCCAGCGTAATACCGCGAACCCCGGTAGCCGTTCTGCCCATTGGGCGAACCGTAGATTCGTTGAAACGAATCGCTCTACCCGAACGTAAAGCCATGACAATTTCGCTGTTACCGGTAGTTAAGCAAGCTTCCAGCAGTTCGTCGCCCTCGTTGATGTTGATGGCGTTGATACCATTGGCACGCGGGCGGGAGTAGGCTTCCAGCGACGTTTTCTTGATTGTACCTTTTTTCGTACACATGATAATGAAGTTATTTTCCAAGTAGTCTTGGTCCTTCAAATTCGTGATCTTGATAAAGGCTTTGATTTTTTCTTCTTTCGGAACGTTGATGATGTTTTGCAATGCACGACCGCGTGATGTACGGCTACCTTCCGGAATTTCAAATGCCCGCAACCAGAAACAATGCCCTTTATCGGTAAAGAGCAGGAGATAGTTGTGTGCCGAAGCGGTAATGATATGCTCGGTAAAATCTTCTTCACGCGTTGACGAGCCTATGGCTCCTTTGCCTCCGCGGCCTTGTCTGCGGTATTCCGTTAGTGGTGTGCGTTTCACATACGAGTTATGTGAAATCGTAATTACGATCTCTTCGTCGTCGATAAAGTCTTCCATGCGCATGTCTTCTGCCGAATGCACAATCACCGAGCGACGCTCGTCACCATATTTCTCTTTTACTTCAGAAAGCTCATCTTTGATGATTTTCATACGCAGACCTTCGTCGGCCAATACTTCTTTTAAGTAGTCAATGGTCTTCATCAATTCTGCATACTCTTCCTTAATCTTATCACGCTCTAGTCCAGTCAGCCTTCTCAGCGTCATGTCCAAGATAGCACGCGCCTGGATATCGGTCAGCCCGAATTTCTCCATTAAGCCTGTGCGCGCATCTTCTGGCGTATCTGAAGCGCGAATAAGTTTGATAACCTCATCCAGATGGTCTAGCGCGATCAGGTAGCCTTCTAAGATATGGGCACGCTTTTCGGCTTCCGCTAATTCAAACTTGGTACGGCGGATAACCACTTCGTGTCTATGCTCCACAAATTCGTGGATCATATCTTTCAGGTTTAACAACATCGGGCGACCTTTAACCAGCGCAATGTTATTTACTGAAAATGAAGTTTGTAATGCCGTATATTTGTAGAGATTATTTAATACCACATTGGCATTGGCCTCTCTCTTTATTTCATAAACAATACGAAAACCTTCGCGGTCAGACTCATCACGGATGGTGGAAATGCCCTCAATCTTTTTCTCGTTCACCAATTCGGCCGTACGCTCAATCATGTTGGCTTTGTTCACCTGATAAGGTATTTCCGTAACGATAATGCATTCACGACCGTTTTTCAGGGTTTCGATTTCAGCTTTACCACGCATCACAACACGACCTCGACCGGTTTCAAAAGCGTCTTTTACACCGTTGTAGCCGTAAATGATACCGCCGGTAGGAAAATCTGGCCCTTTTACATGTTGCATCAATTCCGGGATCTCGATATCGCGATTATCAATATAAGCCATGATGCCATCAACCACTTCGGTAAGATTATGTGGCGCCATATTCGTGGCCATACCTACTGCAATACCCGAAGCACCATTCACCAATAAATTAGGAATGCGCGTTGGTAACACGGTCGGTTCTTGAAGCGAATCATCAAAGTTAAATTGGAAATCAACGGTGTCTTTATTGATATCGGACAACATTTCTTCGGCAATCTTTTTTAACCGAGCCTCCGTATAACGCATGGCCGCTGGAGGGTCACCATCCACAGATCCGTAGTTACCTTGTCCGTCTACTAAAGGATAGCGCATACTCCAATCTTGCGCCAAACGTACCATGGCGTCATAAACCGATGAGTCACCATGCGGGTGATATTTACCCAATACGTCACCGACAATACGCGCTGATTTTTTATAAGGTTTGCTACTGGTCACCCCTAAGTCTAACATGCCGTATAGCACACGTCTGTGTACCGGCTTCATACCATCTCTTGCGTCTGGTAAGGCACGAGAAACAATAACCGACATAGAATAATCTATGTATGCCGATTTCATTTGATCCTCGATGTTAATAGGAATGATCCTGTCGTTAGCAGGGACTAGATTGTTTTCGTTTTCTGTTTCTTCAGCCATATTTATGTGGTTTCGATAAAACTTGATGTGTTAAGAAATTTGCACACATCGCATGCGAAGTTACGATTTTTTTTAATGTTAAGTGTATTGAAAATCGTTAAAAAGTAGTCTTAATGGACAATAGATGGACAATACGCAGCGCGACTGGCAAGCACTAAGCTGATTGCGTAAGTTGATACAAGTGATTAAATTGTTGTACAAAATAAGCTAACGTTTAATTTCTGTCATTTTTTTATTAAAAAATGTTATAAATTATGTTTTTTTTAACAAATGTTTATTATGTGTGATAAATTTTAAAAAATATGCTATTTTTGCTTTCCGTTTGACCAAGAGGTGGGCACGCGGCTATGTTATAATTTATTTACTATTAATATATTAACGATGAAACACAATTTTGGGGCAGGACCATGCATTCTTCCAAAGGAAGTATTTCAAGAAGCTTCCGAAGCAGTTATTGATTTTAACAATACAGGGCTTTCCATTCTTGAGATATCGCACCGTTCCAAAGAGTTCGAGCAGGTAGTTATCGAAGCCGAAGCATTGGTTCGTGAATTATTAGACGTTCCGGCTGATTACTCCGTATTGTTTTTACAAGGCGGTGCAAGTCAGCAATTTGCGATGGTGCCGATGAATATTTTGCCTGAAGGAGGAAAGGCTGCGTATTTAGATACCGGCGTTTGGGCTTCGAAAGCAGCGAAGGAAGCAACCAAGTTGGGCAATGTAGAAATCGTAGCTTCATCATCGGATAAAAATTATACGTACATCCCGAAAGACTTTACCGTACCTGCGGATGCGACCTATTTTCATTATACATCAAACAACACCATCTACGGAACGGAAATTTTCGAGAAGCCGAATGTCGCGATTCCGACGGTGGTCGATATGTCTTCGGATATTTTGAGCCGCGTGATCAATGTGGCTGATTTTGATATCATTTATGCTGGTGCACAAAAAAATATGGGGCCTGCAGGCGTAACCTTGGTTATCGTTAAAAATGATTTGTTAGGAAAATCTGGTCGCGTTATTCCAAGCATTTTCGATTACCAGCAGCATGCAAAAGCTGGCTCCATGTACAATACGCCGCCAGTCTTTTCGATTTACGTGTCGTTACTCAACTTACGCTGGCTTAAAGCAAAAGGCGGTGTATCGGTTGTCGAGCAGGAAAATATCATCAAAGCGCGCACGTTATATGAGGAGATAGAACGCAATCCGTACTTCAAGGGCACAGCCAATGAAGAAGACCGCTCTCGCATGAATGTGACTTTTGTGATGGATACCGAAGCGCAGGAAGCTGCATTTTTGGCACTAGCCAAAGATAGAGGTTTAGTTGGCATCAAAGGCCACCGTTCAGTTGGTGGATTCCGCGCATCGATTTACAACGCATTGACTATATCATCAATTAACGCATTGGTCGACGCGATGAAGGAATTCGAAGAACTACATACAGCCTAACAGCCGTTTGATTGTTCTTCAACAGAAGTTTTAATTTTAGACTTTTCAACTTTTAACTTGTTAATTTCAACTTTTGACTTGTTAATTTTGACTTTTGACTTTTCAATTTTGACTTTTGACTTTTCAATTTTGACTTTTGACTTTTCAATTTCAACTTTTGACTTTTGACTTTTTAATTTTGACTTTTTAATTTACCAATGAGAATATTAGCAAACGACGGTATTGATGCAGTAGGCAAAAAGCTACTGGAAGATGCCGGTTTTGAAGTAGATATAAACCATATTCCTCAAGCGGAATTGGCAGAGAAACTAAATGCCTATGATGCCGTGACGGTGCGTAGCGCGACCAAATTAAGACAAGATTTGATCGATGTTTGTCCGAATATTAAAGCCATCGGTCGCGGTGGCGTAGGCATGGACAACATTGATGTTGAATATGCCCGCTCTAAAGGTATCGCTGTAATCAATACACCCGCAGCGTCATCACTATCGGTGGCGGAGTTGGTGTTTGCACATTTGCTTAACGGCGTTCGTTTTCTGTACGATGCCAACCGTAAAATGCCTGTTTCTGGCGATACAAATTTTGCTGATTTAAAGAAAGCCTATGCCAAAGGAGTTGAACTGCGCGGCAAAACGCTTGGCGTGGTAGGCTTCGGTCGCATAGGTCGTGAAACAGCTAAAGTAGCGCTGGGTTTAGGTATGGATGTGGTATACACCGATCTTTTTGATGGACCGGCGACTTTGCCTGTAAGCTTCTCTGGCGGTATTGTTGTTGAGCTTCCTGTACGTCAGGTAAGTTTTGATGAGGTGCTAAAATCGGCTGATTTTATTACACTACATGTGCCGTTCTTAGATAAGCCAGCGATCGGAAAAGCAGAATTTGCATTACTAAAAAATGGCGTAGGACTGGTCAACGCATCACGTGGTGGCGTGATAGACGAGCTAACCCTAGTAGAAGCATTAGACAGCGGCAAAGTGTCATTCGCGGCGTTGGACGTGTTTGACAACGAGCCGACACCACGCAAAGAACTATTAACGCATCCGCGCATTTCGTTGACGCCGCATATCGGCGCAGCCACGAATGAGGCACAAGAACGTATTGGCGTAGAGCTCGCTTCCTTGCTGATCGACACCCTGAAGAAGTAAAGCTTCCGCATTCGTTATCCAATGCGGCACAAAAGCAATTCAAAGCGTTTGTGCCGCATTTTTTTTGTTTAATATACAGGTCGAAATAATTACTTTTACACGTTTTAAAGAATAGTTTACTTAGAATTATGAAAATTTTAAAGTTCGGTGGTACATCGGTAGGTAGTGCCCAACGCATCAAAGGATTGCTGGATATCGTAGATCCTGCAGAGCGTCAGATCGTTGTGTTATCAGCAGTGTCTGGTACAACAAACGCTTTAGTAGAAATTGGCCAAGCTTTCCTCGCTGGGAAGCGGGAAGAGGCGACTGAGCTAGTCAAGCAGCATAAGAATAAGTACGAGCACCTCATCAAAGAGCTGTTTACGACAGCAGAAGGATTGGAGAAGGGCAAAAATTTAATTGATTACCATTTTAATTATATTGCTTCGTTAGGTAATGAGATATTTACGCCTGTGGAAGACAAGATTACCGTGGCGCAGGGCGAGTTGTTGTCTACCACGTTATTTCATTTTCACCTGGAAGAAATCGGCGTACCTTCAGTCTTGTTGCCAGCTTTGGACTTTATGAAGATAGACGAAGATAATGAGCCGCTCGTAGAATATATCGGCGATAAGTTGAAAAATTTATTGACCATATACCCGAATAATACGCTGTTTATCACGCAAGGCTATATTTGTCGCAATTCATTTGGCGAGATTGATAATCTACGCCGTGGAGGATCGGATTACACCGCGTCATTAATTGGTGCGGCCATCCAGGCAGATGAAGTGCAGATCTGGACAGATATTGATGGTATGCACAATAATGATCCGCGTGTAGTCAAAAATACATCGCCCATTGCAAATTTAAGCTTTGATGAGGCGGCGGAACTGGCTTACTTTGGCGCCAAAATTTTGCATCCGCAAAGTGTTTTTCCTGCACAGAAATATAATGTACCAGTGCGTTTGTTAAACACGATGGACCCACAGGCAGCCGGAACATTAATCAGTAAAGATGGCGGTACAACGGGGCAAATCCGCGCGATCGCCGCAAAAGATGACATCACCGCCATTCATATTCATTCGTCCAGAATGCTGTTGGCCTACGGTTTCCTGCGTAAGATATTCGAAATCTTTGAGCGTTATAAAACGCCAATCGATATGATTACGACGTCGGAGGTAGCGGTATCGTTGACGATTGACGATACACGCAACTTAGATGATATTATTAAAGAGGTAGAAGATTTTGGCCGCGTGCGTATCGACCATAACCAAACGATCGTTTGTGTGGTTGGCGATTTTAGCGCCAACACGCACGGTTATGCAGCGCGGGTGCTGGATGCCGTAAAACACCTACCATTACAAATGATTTCTTACGGCGGATCGGACTACAATGTTTCGATGTTGCTCGATACGGAACACAAGACAGAGGCATTACGCTCATTACATAATAGATTATTTTAAAATTACGTTCAGGCATGTTGTTTACCAAATCTCAACAAGAGAAGATAGGAACTTTAGAAACACCCTTTTATTATTATGATTTAGCGCTGCTCGACGACACGTTGAAACAAGCCAAAGCGGCGGCAGATAAGCGCGATTTTCATGTGCACTACGCGCTGAAAGCAAATTTTAATGACCGTGTTTTGGAAACTATTCAGCGTCGCGGACTAGGAGCCGACTGTGTAAGCGGCAACGAAGTGCAGAAAGCAATAGATAGCGGTTTTTCGGCAGATAAAATCACCTTTGCTGGTGTAGGCAAATCGGATAAAGAGATTCGCACGGCCTTAGCACATGGCATATTTGCATTTAATGTCGAATCTATCCAAGAGATGGAAGTGATTGATGCGCTCGCTGCAGAGGCTGGCGTGATCGCGAATGTATCGCTGCGTATCAATCCAAATGTCGATGCGCATACACACCACTATATTACCACGGGTTTAGACGAAAACAAGTTTGGCGTGCCGACTTCCGAATTGGAAAAAGCGGCCGCGGTGATTCGTCAGGCAGCACATGTGGAGTTGATGGGGCTACATTTTCATGTCGGGTCGCAAATCACGGATATGAATGTATTTAAAAGTTTATGCGTGAAAGTTAATGAATGGAAAAACTGGTTTGAAGAGCGTGGAACAACCATCAGGGTGTTAAACGTGGGTGGCGGTTTAGGTGTGGATTATCAACATCCGGATGAAAACCCTATTCCAGACTTTGAAGCTTATTTCGATATTTTCGATAAATTTCTGGAACGCACGTCGCAGCAAGAAGTTCATTTTGAATTAGGACGCGCGCTGGTAGCGCAGTGCGGATCTTTGCTGAGCAAAGTGCTTTACACCAAAAGCGGTATTAAAAAGCATTTTCTTGTGCTTGATGCGGGCATGACCGAATTGATGCGCCCGGCACTTTACCAAGCTTACCATAAAATGGAGCGCGTAGGCGACACGAGTGAAACCCTGCTAAACTACGATGTAGTCGGGCCGATATGTGAAAGCTCTGATTGCTTTGGCAAAGAAGTACCGCTGCCCGTATCAAAGCGGGGTGATCTTTTGGCTATACGCACGGCCGGCGCATATGGCGAAGTAATGGCTTCCCGTTACAATTTGCGTGACGAGATTCGTTACGTGTACAACGATACGTTGTAATACCGGCTAAATATACCCGCTCAATCTGATATTTTGTAAGCCTACATAGCGCAACCTGAGGTATAGCGCTATGTAGGCTTCTTCTTTACAGGCTGGATACCCGAAAGATGAAACCAGATCCATATACCGTTTCGATAGAAAGTCTTTCAGAATGCTTTAATATCTTGCGGATACGCGAGATGAAGACGTCTAGGCTTCTCCCCATAAAATAGTCGTTTTCTCCCCAGATCTGAACCAGAATATCTTCGCGACGCAATAATTTACCTTGGTTTTTGTTTAAGAATAGCATCACTTGCATTTCACGCAGCGTCAGATCGATGGTTTCCCCATCCGGACAGGTCATTTTATGCGTGTTTTGGTTGATCTGCACATCGCCAATGTGGGTTAGCATTTTGCTGCTATCGATGGCTGGTGCATGCGGCCGCTGGAAATCGAGCCGTTTCAAGATGTTTTTGATCCGCAGAACCAGTTCGTCTACGTCAAATGGTTTCGTGATATAATCATCGGCCCCAATATTTAAGCCTTGTAAACGATCTTTTTTCTCGCGTCGGGCGGTCAAAAATAGAAAAGGTTGCCCGGCGGCTTGCTCGCTTATTTCTTCAGCCAGTTGAAAGCCATTGTAATCGGGCAGTTGCACATCAATAAGGATCAGATCAAAATCCGGACGCGCCTTGAAAGCGGCCAATGCGGTGGTCGCACTGCTTTCCCAAACCACGTCAAAACCCACCATCTCCAGGTATTGCGAAACGACGTTTCCCAAATCACTTTCATCTTCGACATATAACAGTCTACGC
Coding sequences within it:
- a CDS encoding tetratricopeptide repeat protein → MKNQMDRQMQTTTKNKISTSLPAILSGVLLCVSATTFAQSNYKESSNSFAYYTQTGDLKNLESAKKFIDAAYVTRRDSSNTRVNVLRSMIYSSMAYADSTRSIKTPKDPIAVSYEALAKLKPRELQQYSSEMKYVKQNLAAAHIYNANKSLAKQDYAAAYNSYLKVKDLNIANYDVTYNLALLAVQTGQYAAAVGYYDQLIKQGKPTAEHYLQLANVYQELGDKQGVLNTLQTARTKFPQSKAVLMNLIQEFAQNTEYKAIVPIIDEAIKYEPQNIELNYLAGYANETVGNKDIAKKYYQQVLELNGNNYESNLALGLIYLNDFLRDESNGEAQYNAQNLLLKANEIRPYDVNALKSLSLYYERSGDLAQLDRVKLLLNQLSNN
- a CDS encoding D-2-hydroxyacid dehydrogenase; this encodes MRILANDGIDAVGKKLLEDAGFEVDINHIPQAELAEKLNAYDAVTVRSATKLRQDLIDVCPNIKAIGRGGVGMDNIDVEYARSKGIAVINTPAASSLSVAELVFAHLLNGVRFLYDANRKMPVSGDTNFADLKKAYAKGVELRGKTLGVVGFGRIGRETAKVALGLGMDVVYTDLFDGPATLPVSFSGGIVVELPVRQVSFDEVLKSADFITLHVPFLDKPAIGKAEFALLKNGVGLVNASRGGVIDELTLVEALDSGKVSFAALDVFDNEPTPRKELLTHPRISLTPHIGAATNEAQERIGVELASLLIDTLKK
- a CDS encoding tetratricopeptide repeat protein, which gives rise to MNVKKAIVFSLLVAAGTTTFAQTSNLRKAKTALQKYEELKGAGSAELGKSNLESAKEAIDQAIVHDKTKEDAETWTIYALVNANLATLNGTAEAATAASEGIKKATELDKEGKNADNIKVAGQTLGQFNFNQGVAAWDKQDFKTAYASFDSALGFLPGDTTLTYYSGLAAIQNQDYPNAIEKYKQLIPAKDFSSHKSVMVDLPKLYLSAKDTASAIEYAAQAAQAYPNDNDAATQNIELNLIAGNEAKIISDIESQIAKDGSNKSLYYYLGIAQSAANNNDKAIEAYKKAVSIDANYSDANRNAAATIINGVREKLNALNDDKTLSNTDYNTKVNALKEEIKEALPYLEKVVELNPEDVDALRSLKGYYDFQQDEAKATEIQAKIDAAK
- a CDS encoding response regulator transcription factor, whose amino-acid sequence is MEQKRRLLYVEDESDLGNVVSQYLEMVGFDVVWESSATTALAAFKARPDFDLILIDVQLPDYNGFQLAEEISEQAAGQPFLFLTARREKKDRLQGLNIGADDYITKPFDVDELVLRIKNILKRLDFQRPHAPAIDSSKMLTHIGDVQINQNTHKMTCPDGETIDLTLREMQVMLFLNKNQGKLLRREDILVQIWGENDYFMGRSLDVFISRIRKILKHSERLSIETVYGSGFIFRVSSL
- the lysA gene encoding diaminopimelate decarboxylase, which produces MLFTKSQQEKIGTLETPFYYYDLALLDDTLKQAKAAADKRDFHVHYALKANFNDRVLETIQRRGLGADCVSGNEVQKAIDSGFSADKITFAGVGKSDKEIRTALAHGIFAFNVESIQEMEVIDALAAEAGVIANVSLRINPNVDAHTHHYITTGLDENKFGVPTSELEKAAAVIRQAAHVELMGLHFHVGSQITDMNVFKSLCVKVNEWKNWFEERGTTIRVLNVGGGLGVDYQHPDENPIPDFEAYFDIFDKFLERTSQQEVHFELGRALVAQCGSLLSKVLYTKSGIKKHFLVLDAGMTELMRPALYQAYHKMERVGDTSETLLNYDVVGPICESSDCFGKEVPLPVSKRGDLLAIRTAGAYGEVMASRYNLRDEIRYVYNDTL
- the gyrA gene encoding DNA gyrase subunit A, which gives rise to MAEETENENNLVPANDRIIPINIEDQMKSAYIDYSMSVIVSRALPDARDGMKPVHRRVLYGMLDLGVTSSKPYKKSARIVGDVLGKYHPHGDSSVYDAMVRLAQDWSMRYPLVDGQGNYGSVDGDPPAAMRYTEARLKKIAEEMLSDINKDTVDFQFNFDDSLQEPTVLPTRIPNLLVNGASGIAVGMATNMAPHNLTEVVDGIMAYIDNRDIEIPELMQHVKGPDFPTGGIIYGYNGVKDAFETGRGRVVMRGKAEIETLKNGRECIIVTEIPYQVNKANMIERTAELVNEKKIEGISTIRDESDREGFRIVYEIKREANANVVLNNLYKYTALQTSFSVNNIALVKGRPMLLNLKDMIHEFVEHRHEVVIRRTKFELAEAEKRAHILEGYLIALDHLDEVIKLIRASDTPEDARTGLMEKFGLTDIQARAILDMTLRRLTGLERDKIKEEYAELMKTIDYLKEVLADEGLRMKIIKDELSEVKEKYGDERRSVIVHSAEDMRMEDFIDDEEIVITISHNSYVKRTPLTEYRRQGRGGKGAIGSSTREEDFTEHIITASAHNYLLLFTDKGHCFWLRAFEIPEGSRTSRGRALQNIINVPKEEKIKAFIKITNLKDQDYLENNFIIMCTKKGTIKKTSLEAYSRPRANGINAININEGDELLEACLTTGNSEIVMALRSGRAIRFNESTVRPMGRTATGVRGITLASDVDEVVGMIAVDSSDTTVLVVSEKGYGKRTDVEDYRVTNRGGKGVKTINVTDKTGGLVAIKGVTDADDLMMINKSGIVIRIGVDTLRVMGRATQGVRLITLKETDAIASITKVAPEEEIEETESLDSNTDNEESNGSTDANDNEE
- a CDS encoding aspartate kinase → MKILKFGGTSVGSAQRIKGLLDIVDPAERQIVVLSAVSGTTNALVEIGQAFLAGKREEATELVKQHKNKYEHLIKELFTTAEGLEKGKNLIDYHFNYIASLGNEIFTPVEDKITVAQGELLSTTLFHFHLEEIGVPSVLLPALDFMKIDEDNEPLVEYIGDKLKNLLTIYPNNTLFITQGYICRNSFGEIDNLRRGGSDYTASLIGAAIQADEVQIWTDIDGMHNNDPRVVKNTSPIANLSFDEAAELAYFGAKILHPQSVFPAQKYNVPVRLLNTMDPQAAGTLISKDGGTTGQIRAIAAKDDITAIHIHSSRMLLAYGFLRKIFEIFERYKTPIDMITTSEVAVSLTIDDTRNLDDIIKEVEDFGRVRIDHNQTIVCVVGDFSANTHGYAARVLDAVKHLPLQMISYGGSDYNVSMLLDTEHKTEALRSLHNRLF
- the serC gene encoding 3-phosphoserine/phosphohydroxythreonine transaminase: MKHNFGAGPCILPKEVFQEASEAVIDFNNTGLSILEISHRSKEFEQVVIEAEALVRELLDVPADYSVLFLQGGASQQFAMVPMNILPEGGKAAYLDTGVWASKAAKEATKLGNVEIVASSSDKNYTYIPKDFTVPADATYFHYTSNNTIYGTEIFEKPNVAIPTVVDMSSDILSRVINVADFDIIYAGAQKNMGPAGVTLVIVKNDLLGKSGRVIPSIFDYQQHAKAGSMYNTPPVFSIYVSLLNLRWLKAKGGVSVVEQENIIKARTLYEEIERNPYFKGTANEEDRSRMNVTFVMDTEAQEAAFLALAKDRGLVGIKGHRSVGGFRASIYNALTISSINALVDAMKEFEELHTA